A window of Camelus ferus isolate YT-003-E chromosome 1, BCGSAC_Cfer_1.0, whole genome shotgun sequence genomic DNA:
GTtaactaaaataatgaaaaaaaatctcaggagcTAATTCTTGCATTTGGTGCCAGCCTCAGACTCAGGAGAGGGCAGTTCACGTGAGTGATGGGTGTCACCATGCCACCTTCCCCTTGACAGTATGCTGAACTGAACTGCACTTCTTTGCAGGGATGATACTATTTCACGTATCATTGAGACACAACCAAAGAAATGCTTAGtgcaaaagaaacaagaaaaaaggaaggaaggaaggaaagaaagaaggaaggaaggaaggaaggaaggaaggaaggcttgGTACAAAGATTCTGGGGCTGGAATGCCTAAGGAGAAAGGAATGTGGGAAATGTGAGGGAAAAGGAAGGTGGATGAGGCAGAGGATGATGAGGAGAGAATGTGAGAGGACGACTGATATGAAGCCTTGTTCCCTGCCAGGATTACCTGAAAAAATACAGAGTATTTATTCCTTCTTCATTTTAGCCCTACAAATAAGATAGCATGAAGTGACTTTAAAATCTTATATTCTTACAGTAATATATAGTTGTAAAGCATTAATATTGGCATAGACAGGATATTGTGAGGTATCTATTCTAAGCCTGAATCTTATTGAAATCAAAGTTAGTTGTCACCTTCTCTTTGCTTCCAGGAGATGTTGTTGATTTCTCATGGATTACAACTCATCACACCGTACTGAAATTACTTAACTGTCTCCTTCATTTTACTGTCATCTCCTAGAGGGCAAGGACAATTTTTTATTCCTCTCCAAATTGCCAAGGCATAGCATATGCCTGAACCTTTGAGTAACTGCTCTATAAATATTCGttgaattaaatgaatgaattttaggaTGATCATGCAAACAGATTTCTCAATGATTTGTGCACATAAAACCTGCtcctataaaatataaatgtttctgtTTACAAATCATTCAATTGCTTAATGCTAGTTTATTGTTTAATCTAACTATCATAATCAGTTTCTTAATAGGAATTTACTAATTCATCTGAGTATCATAGCAGCTCTGCATGGCACAGAAGGACAGTTATAATTAAAATATCCGCTTTACAAATGAAGAGGCTaagtttataacatttaaaaacaacttGTTGGAGGCCCTACAGGTAGTAAGTGTCAGAGCCAGATCTGGAATCTAGGCTTTTGATTTTTCACTCAGGTAATTACCTCTAAACAACTACATGACATTTGGTAACAGAAAGTCACTCTATACAAGGGAGTTTTAACTCCCAGTCTGGTTTCCCCCAGTTATAACTTGGCTTTTTGACCACCCTTCCTTGACCATTCCATTCTATTTCTCCCTATTCCCTACCTTCACTGCCCCGCGCCCTTTCAGGTCCTGAGATCACAGGGAAGAAATGCTATATCAGATTGGCATAATATTGTACCTATTTGTAAATTCATTCCAGCATTCCTTATTCCTTATATAGTGGACATTTTTTCAATAATGTATGAATAAAAACTTCTTCAGAAAATGCCATTTTTGTTGATTTGCAACTTATAGTCTAAGCAAAAATTGTGCTCTCTCTGCAAATGCTGCTTCAAGACCTAGCTAACAAGTTTAAGGACTTGTGCTCTTCTGTGTCCCAGAGGCTATTTCAATTTCAGTCAGATGTGAGGGATGAGGTTGACACAGAGAGCAGAGGTGAAAAACTCTTTCAATTTTCACTTGGAGACTTGGAGCATAGAAAGTTGTCTCGATCCCTACATATAACAATAGATGTGaagtctttctctgcctctctctctttaaccgcacccctcctcctccaccaccatgAATGTAAGATTTGAAGAGTCGTATTCCTATCAATCAGCAATTCTGTAGTCTCTCATATTTGAACCAGAGAAGGTAAGAAGAGCATGTTGAAAAGGAACCAAATTCTCAAACTGCTctcaacacataaaaataaagacattgttCTGAACCCTGCAAGCATCGGTCAttgtcatcttcatcatcatctttaTCCTAATTTATAATCACTCACAGAACTTGTTACAAATCTTCAGCTTTAAGCCTGCTGTGTAGAATGATGGGTTTTGGAGCAGATCATCAAGGGATGACCTTCCtcttccagctctgtcactggcTTGTAACGTAATCTTTGGAGCTTCGATTCTTCATCTGTACAAACGATGACCCACGCTGTTCAAACGACCCATCTGTACGAACGATATCATGGCAGTTGAgcgcattaaatgagataaatcaaGTAAGATAGCATATAGAAAAGCTCTGTGCAAGCTAATAGCTTTATaaaagttactttcagttgcttaacctctcagtttccttatctctaatgGTAACAATAACGGTACTTACCTCACAGGGTTCTTGTGAATAAGTTAATATGTTAAATACAAGAGCCGTTCCTGGCATAGTGCTTAACACAGTTAgctatttatattattaatgtaAGCGCCACAAACGGGCGTGtcgatatttaaatttttcatcttccacAGAGCATAGCGTGTTACGCCCACATCTGACTTGCGAACTCGGTCTTCTGACCCCAGCATGCACAGCGGAACGCGTTTGAGTGAGGACGGCGGTAGGCCGGAACCCAAAGCTTGAGACGCTGAGGCGCCGGATCCTCTTTACGCTTGGACACAGGCCCCGGAAGTGGCGAGGGCGGGGTCAGCGCTGCCGGGTGAGATCAGCGGCCCAGCAAAGATGCTGCTGGACCTGTCGGAGGAGCATAAGGAGCACCTGGCCTTCCTGCCGCAAGTGGACAGCGCGGGTCAGGGGCCGCGGCGGCGGAGGGTGGTGGTCTGCGGTCTGGGGAGGGGGTCGGAGGAGCGCTTGGCGCTCATGGTCTCCTGGCTTCCGTTGCAGTGGTCGCCGAGTTTGGGCGAATTGCGGTGGAGTTCCTGAGACGAGGCTCGAACCCCAAGATCTACGAAGGCGCTGCCAGTAAGATGGGGAGAGGCGCAGCCCCGCCAACTGCGTGGGGAAGGGCGGGCCATTCTCTGTCGCCCTGGAAAGGGTTATTGCGATTCTAAGGGTCTTACTCGCATTGTGGCAGAATAAAACCAGAAGCGCTCTTCAGTCAGGGCGTAAATCCTGTTGTCCTCTAAGTATTGTGagtttttttaaagcttgttttAAGTTGATTTTCCCACGTGTATCATCTGCCAGAGATATGATGCTTAAATTCACCCAAGTGTGTAGAATAGATGGGTGAACCATAAATATGCAAGTGTTTAGTTATTATTAGTTCAGACTAATGTTGTACTTTTGCTTAGGTATTTTACCCCCGGGACGGACGAGGGGTGGTTTTTGACATTGACCTTTCTGCCAGGCTTGAAACAGCTGCCCTCTCAAAGAAGGACCGTACCCCTGATATTGTCTCCAGGGGTCTGCATTTTGTAGAAAAGGTTATGTGGTGGGAAATACTGAAGGCATTTGGCTGGGAGTGGAGAATGAACAAGAGGCTGTTACCAACTCATTAGTTTTTATTGCAATGTTTGAAAACATGGAATAATGGGTAATATTTATTCTTAAGagtttgaataaaagaaaaaatgccacataatttatttgctcattttccctctttttcaggAAAACTCAGTGTGAGTAGTGACACAGTCCAACATGGTGTGGAAGGATTAATATACCTCCTCACTGAAAGCTCAAAGCTCATGGTAAGGGCTTTTGTGCACTGTTTTGTATTACTGGGACCGTATAAATGTTCAGTATACTCTACATCAGTCCAGGCAGGATTTGCTTATTTCAATAATGTTATTATTGGATTATAATTGGTTTAGGGAAGCCCTGCCTAAACAATTTGACTATAATGTGATGCTGGTGTGAATACCTCTTATTAGGATAAATTAGAATTGCCTCTAATTCTGCATGTTATTTAAGCATCTACTATAGTATGTATCCTAAGAGAAGGGAGAATGAAATgatttaatttctgtatattagcAGTATCTGGCTTGTTGGAGAATAGGAGAGAAAACTGGGCATTTTTGCaattctttttatactttaataaagtatttttttcctctttttttaagttatgatTTTCCCCTTAATACTAGCTGAGGGATCTTTTACCAGTCTTTGTTTCTGTATGCtcttgatagaaaaaaatgtttgaaaaattacAACTGGCTACATGGGGTGGACTTAATTTACATATTATCCCTTCTAGTATTTCTCAAACTTGCCTTTTTGTGTGGGTCACATGTGACCCTTGTTAACATTCCTGATTCCTACCTCAAAGCTATTGAATCAGGCTTTCCAGGGGAGGGGCttgagaattaatattttttgaaggTGCTTCAGATGATTCTTAAGATCAGGTAAACTTGAGAAACTACACTAGATTCTCATCATTTTGATAGTGAATTCTAAGTCTGGAAGTGATAAAAGATGCACTGTGGCTTACCTGAGTTATGACATTTTCAACCTAAAAATTAGATTGAGTGGTTATGAACAACtgcatagaaatattttttatagatCCCTTTTGTCAGGCTTCCTAAAATGTTACACATACAGGTGGTCCATAACAAATGCTTTGTCCCATAAATCCATGTTCCATTAATTGATATGAGGAACTCATTTTTTGCGGCCCTAAATGATCCTTTCTGACCCTGTCCAGAGCTTTCGAAGCAGCTCCCCTCCTGAGAATGGATCTCTAACTTCCTGTTCTTCAGTTGAATCCTCTGGTAGACCACTTGGTGTGATTGGTCAACTAACCTAACCTGCCTGGCCCCAAGGACTGTAAGCTCCTCCATGAAGGCAATGAGCCCATTTGTTTTGTTCAGCTCTGTCTCCTTAGCACAGTACCTATCCGATAAGAGgatctcagaaaatatttgttgaagggaTAAAATCCCCAAGCCTATGCTATTATAAACGAGCCACAAAGATGACCTTCATTGTCTGATCTCACGTGGTAGCACAGAAACAAGTCTAAGGACattaataaacttgaaaaaaaaaaagggtggtgTGCATAAATTAGAAAAGAGCAAGGGAAGTAGAGTGTTAAAGTGGCTGAGGTGAATACAATGAAAGGGAGAGGAACGAAGAGAAAAACTGTACTTTCTCTACCTTTTtatcccctccccacttcagtcATCCAACAAGAAAGTAAAAGCAAGGCTGCTGTTGGCAGCTTCCTTTTAACCTAACAAGGGTCAGTGCTATGTTAGGACTGCTTGGTTCCCAATAACACCATCCCATTGGATAGCCAAAAACTGTCCCCTTGCCCTTCTCTCCCACTTCATTTCCTGGCCAAATATATGATTTCTCTGTGTCCAGTCAGCATCTGAGTATCCTACTAGGATTCACCCAAACCAGAAGCCCTCATTCTCTCactaaggctttttttttttcaaaccttttgACCCCGTTTGCCTATTTCTGCCACCTCCTACCCGctgcttctggcaaccacctgtctgttctctgtttccatgagtttggtggttttgtttttatttttgtttttagttgtgACATGTAagagagatcatacagtatttgtctttctctgtctggcttaattcatctagcataataccctcaaggcccatccatgttgtttcaaatggcaagatttcattcctttttatggctaagtaatattccattgtgtatatataccacaatttctatGTCTGTTCATCTATCAGTAGATACTTTGTTTCCGTATCTTAGCCATTGAAAATAGTTCTGCAGTGACCATGGgtgtgcatgcatcttttcaagtttgtgtttttgttttctttggataaatacccagaaatggaattgctagattacatggtggttctatttttcatttttgaggaacctctatagtgctttccatagtggctgcaccaatttacattcccaccaacagtgtacaagagttccctctTTTCCACATCCCTaccaacacttgttgtttattgtctttttgataatagccattccaaCAGGTGTGCAGTgttatgtcattgtggttttgatttgcatttccctgatgattaatgatgttgagcatcttttcatgtgcctattggccatctctgtgtgttctttggaaaatgtctattcagatcttctgcccattattTAATGGGATtcgtttttttgttattgttgttttgctgttgagtggtatgagttctttatatttgttggatattaaccctttatcagatatatgatttgcaaatattttctctcattcagcaggtagcctttttattttgttcatgctttcctttgctgtgcagaagctttttaatttgaagtagtcccacttgtttatttctggatttgttgcttatttttacttttatgtatcaCAAATTCAGAATTTGGAATAGTGGGCAAGGGTTGCCTTTAACTAAGGAGTGTTGTTTCTTTTACCAGACAAAAAAGGATTAGGGGATATcatatttttttgtgtatgtcaAGTATTTCAGCATTTactagacaaaaataaattttgatgttCCATCAAACTTGATTCACTTTTAGATTTCTGAACTGGATTTCCAAGACTCCGTCTTTGTTCTGGGATTCTCTGAAGAATTGAACAAATTATTGCTTCAGCTTTATCTGGACAACAGAAAGGAGATCAGAACTATTCTGAGTGAATTGGCACCAGACCTTCCCAGTTACCACAGCCTTGAATGGAGACTAGATGTACAggtgtgacttttcttttttttaacctgacaTAGAGTAtcaggtttatttttcatttatgtccTCAGATTTGTCTTTGCCACCTTAACCAAACTATGGTTTGAAactttagttttttaatattcatttttagaCCATTTCACAaatagttcattttcttttttcttttctcactttcttatttttttaatgtattcacttTGATTTAATTCGTGAAGTTTGTAAGAAAAAGCTTATTTTAGAAAAGGAGATAGttatccatatttttaaagtggtgcttagctttttaaaaacttttttgtgtAAATAAAACACATCTGTAAGAAAGTACACAGGTTAGTGTACAGCCCAATGAATTACCATATGGTGAAAACAGCCATGAAACCAACACTTCTCCATGACCAGTACCTGAGAGCATTCTCCTTGCCTCCTACCAATTACTTCCCTTATCCTCCTTTTCAGAGGTGACCAGCATCCTGACTTCTAATGTGCAGATTAGTGTTTCTGGCTCTTTAACTTTCTATATATAGAATGATTCGtaaacatttttctgtgactTCTTTTACACAACATGATTTTTGTGAGATTCAGTTGTTTTTAAAGCCACATAAATAACCAAAAGGGAGTATTCAAATTATTGCATGCAGTCCTTTATCAAGCAGTGACAGATAAGTTAATAGTGTTTATTGAATGTCATCCATTCACTGACTAGAGCTGTGCTAAATGCTTTGGGacacaaaagaaatgtaagacGCTTTCTCAGCTGGAAATGATGTTATCTGGTTAGGGGTATTAGATGTTCTTAAAATAACTGGTAATTAAAGATAGTTATGAAATAAGGTTCTGGAgagtaaaaaaagaatataattgtaTAAATGAAGGTACAACTGAGTATTTTGGAAAAGCTATAGCTCAGGTGGTTCAGTGTCCACTTGCACGATCAGAAAAGCTtcaagaaaaggaagtaaaatttcagaaagatGAGTGGTTAGAGAAAACCAGGGTAATATTCTTGACAGAGGAGACAGCATAAGTTGTAAAGGCCCACATGGATATGGGATTGAACAAATGAATACGTGGTATAGCACCTTAGTTCCCAAACTTGACTGCACATTTGAATGacctgggagctttaaaaagtTCTGATGTTATGTTCTACTCCAGAGGCTCTGGTTTATCGATATGGAATTTGGCCTGGGTGTAAGGACTTTTAAAATCTCCTCTGTCacccaggtaattctaatgtgcagtAAAGTTTGTAAACTGCTATAATACTGGATTTGAATGGTCCAAATAGGTTATAGAAGTTCAGTTAGAGGAGTTTAGCAGTTATGATCCAATGTGTTGAGtgcttgaaaatatatatatatatatatataaacacaggAGATGATATAAACCAGATTAtaggctccatgagggcaggtaCTGTATCTTATTCACTACTGTGTCCCCaagacagtgcctgacacataataggcATTCAGTGCTAAATATaaattggtggggagggggtggtggcaACTTCTTAAATTGTTTATCAGATATTTCTTGTACACCTGTCATGTGCCAAGCAATGTAGATACAGCAGAAACTTGACACAGTTTATGCTCTTGGAGACCTCCTAAGTGGCAAATCctgtggggctggcagggaggaggtgatCACTATGGTTAAACCTTTTTATTTAGGCCCTCTCATAATAAGTAGGTGGAGGAGCCTAGGGGATGGTCATTTCATGAAGTTCAGCAGTCATTTATCTTGTACGTCTCTTGTATGGCGGTATCTCCTGACTTTTGTGGTCCAGTAGCCCTTAGAGgttctttttttggctttattgatTTGTTTAGAGTTTTTCCATTATTAAGACATTTTTAGAAGTTAGAAACTTAAGCaactgaattttctaaaattaaactgGAAAGCTCATTTGCCCAGTGAAATGGGTTTGAATTTCCGTGTTACTGCAAAGACTGATACAGTGTAATGCTAAGAGTATACTGAGTGAATATTGCCTCATGTGGTGAAATGCATTTAAGGGCTAAAAAAGCTACTCAGAGAACTAATTGATTTCCTGAGCTTGTTAGTTGAAATATTACAAGAGATTTTTAACTATAGTGGATTTTCTGCTTAAGGCAGGAAGACTTGTCAGATGAAGACCAGATAAGTGGCTAAGAAACTAGTAACAGACTATAGAACCTTTCATTTTTGAGTAACTGATTCATCTCATGGAGACTGGTAAGTGAATAGACAGTTACCATCGAATTATTGTGCAGTTGCTTATGGGAAATAAATTAATCattatattttagtttcttttttaattaaaacaatttttttggtgggaaggtaattaggtatttatttatttgtgatggaggttctggggattgaa
This region includes:
- the COMMD2 gene encoding COMM domain-containing protein 2; the encoded protein is MLLDLSEEHKEHLAFLPQVDSAVVAEFGRIAVEFLRRGSNPKIYEGAARKLSVSSDTVQHGVEGLIYLLTESSKLMISELDFQDSVFVLGFSEELNKLLLQLYLDNRKEIRTILSELAPDLPSYHSLEWRLDVQLASRSLRQQIKPSVTIKLHLNQNGDHNTQVLQTDPATLLHLVQQLEQALEEMKTNHCRRVVRNIK